In bacterium, a genomic segment contains:
- a CDS encoding metallophosphoesterase, translating to MSLFLLSFFLIYGSMHAYALLKARSALSLGPAATLPLLPLLGILLCAPILTYSLSRHGYEEAARIVALAGYLWMGFLFFLTCLNLSVDLLRLPLWAIGRGGSAANAAAGLAGRSAFLCIAGLAVALSAYAAVEASRIEVVRVRILTDRLPASVPSLRIAQITDLHLGLIHRDDKAREVAAIVSREHPDLFVSTGDLVDGQLDGIPGLADILRGVPAPRGKFAVLGNHEYYAGIDRSTAFTREAGFTLLLDESMAIDDAVRIAGVDDPAGARFGRSGGTSEAAVLGDRPDGRFTILLKHRPELDPDTAGKFDLQLSGHTHHGQIFPFRLLTRLVYPLLAGGHPVPGGGTLHVSRGTGTWGPPMRFLAPPEVTIVDIERSIPAGPE from the coding sequence ATGAGCCTGTTCCTACTTTCGTTCTTTCTGATCTACGGCTCCATGCACGCCTACGCCCTTCTGAAGGCGAGGTCGGCGCTGTCCCTGGGTCCGGCGGCGACGCTTCCGCTTCTCCCCCTCCTTGGAATCCTCCTGTGCGCGCCGATCCTGACCTATTCGTTGAGCCGCCACGGCTACGAGGAGGCGGCGCGGATCGTCGCGCTCGCCGGCTACCTCTGGATGGGGTTTCTCTTCTTCCTGACCTGCCTGAACCTCTCCGTCGACCTCCTGCGCCTCCCCCTGTGGGCGATCGGGCGGGGGGGGAGCGCCGCGAACGCGGCGGCCGGGCTCGCGGGCCGCTCCGCGTTTCTCTGCATCGCCGGCCTCGCCGTCGCGCTGTCGGCGTATGCGGCCGTCGAGGCGTCCCGCATCGAAGTCGTCCGGGTGCGCATCCTCACGGACCGGCTCCCGGCCTCCGTCCCCTCCCTGCGGATCGCGCAGATCACCGATCTCCACCTCGGCCTAATCCATCGGGACGACAAGGCACGGGAGGTCGCGGCGATCGTCTCCCGGGAGCATCCGGACCTCTTCGTCTCGACGGGGGACCTCGTGGACGGGCAGCTGGACGGCATCCCGGGGCTGGCGGATATCCTGCGGGGGGTCCCCGCGCCGCGAGGGAAATTCGCGGTCCTCGGGAACCACGAATATTACGCGGGGATCGACCGCTCGACCGCCTTCACACGGGAAGCGGGCTTTACGCTCCTTCTGGACGAATCCATGGCGATCGACGACGCCGTGCGCATCGCGGGGGTCGACGATCCCGCCGGCGCACGATTCGGACGAAGCGGGGGGACCTCCGAGGCCGCCGTGCTCGGGGATCGGCCCGATGGCCGGTTCACGATCCTCCTCAAGCACCGCCCGGAGCTTGACCCGGACACGGCGGGGAAATTCGATCTGCAGCTTTCGGGTCATACCCATCACGGGCAGATCTTTCCGTTCCGCCTCCTCACCCGGCTGGTCTACCCGCTCCTCGCGGGAGGCCACCCCGTCCCCGGGGGCGGGACGCTGCATGTGAGCCGCGGCACGGGTACGTGGGGGCCTCCGATGCGGTTCCTCGCGCCTCCGGAGGTCACCATCGTCGACATCGAGCGCTCCATTCCGGCCGGTCCCGAATGA
- a CDS encoding DUF3341 domain-containing protein, which translates to MAERMVFEDRDRFLEALRRRVREGLPGERIRVITPFGVPEVEEILSPGRSNVRFFALVGAACGTAAGFALTILTSLSWPLIVGGKPVVSFPPFIIIAFALTILFGALSTFAGFLLLSRLPSLRGIRSEEEHGNAFVILVEDGERR; encoded by the coding sequence ATGGCCGAACGGATGGTCTTCGAAGACAGGGATCGATTCCTCGAGGCGCTGCGCCGGCGGGTCCGCGAGGGCCTTCCGGGGGAGAGGATCCGGGTGATCACCCCGTTCGGCGTCCCCGAAGTGGAGGAGATCCTGTCGCCCGGGCGTTCGAACGTGCGGTTCTTCGCGCTCGTCGGGGCGGCCTGCGGCACCGCCGCGGGGTTCGCCTTGACCATCCTGACCTCCCTCAGCTGGCCGCTCATCGTGGGGGGGAAGCCGGTCGTCTCCTTCCCGCCCTTCATCATCATCGCGTTCGCATTGACGATCCTTTTCGGCGCCCTGTCCACGTTCGCGGGCTTCCTCCTCCTGTCCCGGCTGCCGAGCTTGCGCGGCATCCGGTCCGAAGAGGAGCACGGGAACGCGTTCGTGATCCTGGTCGAGGACGGAGAGCGGCGATGA
- a CDS encoding pyridoxal phosphate-dependent aminotransferase: MTPGRLAPSNRAAGVQLPIIPIVAGWIAETPGTISLGQGVVHYGPPPPAVAAIPEFLATVPHHRYIPDAGLPELRSAFEGKLRAENGIDAPFERGIYVTVGANQAFLNAVLAICDPGDEVILLSPYYFNHEMAITLASAVPVPVPVDGRLQPDLPAIAAAVTERTRAIVTVSPNNPTGAVYPRETLTAIHRLCAERGIYHISDEAYEYFTYGGARHFSPGSLGGEHVISLYSLSKAYGMASWRVGFLVAPEHLHRDLMKIQDTVVVSGTAISQFVGLRAMREGRGYCEAHLPSLARVREKIFARLSDVPDLVEVPPATGAFYLFVKVNAGMSAIALSERLVREHRVAVIPGETFGVTRGCWLRIAYGSLREETAVEGIDRLVTGLRAILVP, encoded by the coding sequence ATGACCCCGGGCCGCCTCGCCCCCTCGAACCGCGCGGCGGGAGTCCAGCTCCCCATCATCCCCATCGTGGCGGGGTGGATCGCGGAAACGCCCGGCACGATCTCGCTGGGACAGGGAGTGGTCCACTACGGGCCGCCGCCGCCGGCGGTCGCCGCGATCCCGGAGTTCCTCGCGACCGTTCCCCACCACCGGTACATCCCCGACGCCGGTCTCCCCGAGCTCCGGAGCGCGTTCGAGGGGAAGCTGCGCGCCGAGAACGGGATCGACGCGCCCTTCGAGCGCGGGATCTACGTGACCGTCGGCGCGAACCAGGCGTTCCTAAACGCGGTCCTCGCGATCTGCGACCCGGGGGACGAGGTGATCCTCCTCTCCCCGTACTACTTCAACCACGAGATGGCGATCACCCTCGCCTCCGCGGTTCCCGTGCCCGTGCCCGTCGACGGACGGCTCCAGCCGGACCTTCCGGCGATCGCCGCGGCGGTCACGGAGAGGACGCGCGCGATCGTGACCGTGTCGCCGAACAACCCCACCGGGGCGGTCTATCCGCGGGAGACGCTGACGGCAATCCACCGGCTCTGCGCGGAACGGGGGATCTACCACATCAGCGACGAGGCGTACGAATATTTCACCTACGGCGGCGCCCGGCACTTCTCCCCCGGATCCCTCGGCGGGGAGCACGTGATCTCCCTCTACAGCCTCTCGAAGGCTTACGGAATGGCGAGCTGGCGGGTCGGGTTCCTCGTGGCGCCGGAGCACCTGCACCGCGACCTCATGAAGATCCAGGACACGGTCGTCGTCAGCGGTACGGCGATCTCCCAGTTCGTCGGCCTGCGCGCGATGCGCGAAGGCCGCGGATATTGCGAGGCGCACCTCCCTTCCCTCGCGAGAGTGCGGGAAAAGATTTTCGCGCGCCTCTCGGACGTTCCGGACCTGGTGGAGGTCCCACCGGCGACGGGCGCCTTCTACCTGTTCGTGAAGGTGAACGCGGGGATGAGCGCCATCGCCCTGTCGGAGCGGCTCGTCCGGGAGCACCGGGTGGCCGTCATCCCCGGCGAGACGTTCGGCGTGACGCGTGGATGCTGGCTGCGGATCGCCTACGGGAGCCTGCGGGAGGAAACCGCCGTCGAGGGGATCGACCGGCTGGTCACGGGGTTGCGGGCGATCCTCGTCCCTTGA
- a CDS encoding zinc ribbon domain-containing protein: MPTYEYKCPACGEFEKEQRMSAPPLRKCPHCGAPVTRLVGGGGGFVLKGANWVSKMGSSGEAPRKAADRFMKQTVGEVAEDIAKHSRSH, from the coding sequence GTGCCCACCTACGAATACAAATGCCCCGCGTGCGGGGAGTTCGAGAAGGAGCAGCGGATGTCCGCCCCCCCGCTCAGGAAGTGCCCGCATTGCGGCGCGCCGGTCACCCGGCTGGTCGGCGGCGGCGGCGGCTTCGTGCTGAAGGGCGCGAACTGGGTTTCGAAGATGGGATCCTCCGGAGAGGCCCCCAGGAAGGCGGCCGACCGGTTCATGAAGCAGACCGTGGGCGAGGTCGCCGAGGACATCGCGAAGCACTCCCGTTCGCATTAG
- the nrfD gene encoding polysulfide reductase NrfD, whose product MENAEKYAKVDRDILAAMEKPGRLYLAGLAVAAALTVIGGILWAHQIRTGLGVAGYTHPVNWAIYITNFVFWVGIAHSGTLISAVLFLFRARYRTSFNRAAEAMTVFALMVAGMFPLIHLGRSWVFYYLIPYPTQRQLWVNFRSPLIWDVFAVGTYFTVSVVFFYVGMLPDFAIARRCKEGIRKKIYTVLSLGWKGTDREWRHYGMLYLFLAAFATPLVASVHSVVSWDFAMSIVPGWHTTLFAPYFVAGAIFSGTAMVITLVIPLRKAMHLHDYITDDHFESIAKILLFTSLIVSYAYIVEFGMASYGENIFEMEAFRYRALGEFRYLTWAMIFCNSLVPLTLFARRLRRNTAYLLVVSLLVNVGMWLERFVIIVTSLAHDFDPYVWGTYRPTYVEVGISLGSFGLFFMLYLLFVKNLPVLSITEIKEHL is encoded by the coding sequence ATGGAAAACGCCGAAAAGTACGCCAAGGTGGACCGGGACATTCTCGCGGCGATGGAGAAGCCGGGCCGCCTTTACCTCGCGGGCCTCGCGGTCGCGGCGGCGCTGACGGTCATCGGCGGGATCCTCTGGGCCCACCAGATCCGGACCGGCCTCGGTGTCGCGGGATATACCCACCCCGTGAACTGGGCGATCTACATCACGAACTTCGTTTTCTGGGTGGGGATCGCCCATTCCGGGACGCTGATCTCGGCGGTCCTCTTCCTTTTCCGGGCCAGATACCGCACGAGCTTCAACCGCGCCGCGGAGGCGATGACCGTCTTCGCCCTCATGGTCGCGGGGATGTTCCCCCTCATACACCTTGGGCGGTCCTGGGTTTTCTACTACCTCATCCCCTACCCGACCCAGCGACAGCTCTGGGTCAACTTCCGGTCACCCCTGATCTGGGACGTCTTCGCGGTAGGTACGTACTTCACCGTGAGCGTCGTCTTCTTCTACGTGGGCATGCTCCCCGACTTCGCGATCGCGCGGCGGTGCAAGGAAGGGATCCGGAAGAAGATCTACACCGTCCTCTCCCTCGGATGGAAGGGCACGGACAGGGAGTGGCGGCACTACGGCATGCTTTACCTCTTCCTGGCCGCCTTCGCCACCCCCCTCGTGGCGTCGGTCCATTCCGTGGTCTCCTGGGATTTCGCCATGAGCATCGTCCCGGGGTGGCACACCACTCTCTTTGCCCCCTACTTCGTCGCCGGGGCGATCTTCTCCGGGACGGCGATGGTCATCACCCTGGTGATTCCGTTGCGGAAGGCCATGCATCTCCACGACTACATCACCGACGATCACTTCGAGAGCATCGCGAAGATCCTCCTCTTCACCTCCCTCATCGTTTCGTACGCCTACATCGTCGAGTTCGGCATGGCCTCCTACGGCGAGAACATCTTCGAGATGGAGGCGTTCCGGTACCGCGCCCTCGGGGAATTCCGGTACCTCACGTGGGCCATGATCTTCTGCAATTCCCTCGTCCCCCTGACGCTCTTCGCCAGGCGCCTTCGGCGAAACACGGCGTATCTCCTGGTCGTATCCCTGCTGGTGAACGTTGGAATGTGGCTGGAGCGGTTCGTGATCATCGTCACGTCCCTGGCCCATGACTTCGATCCGTACGTGTGGGGCACGTATCGACCCACGTACGTCGAAGTGGGGATCTCCCTCGGGAGTTTCGGGCTGTTCTTCATGCTCTACCTGCTCTTCGTGAAGAACCTGCCCGTGCTGTCCATCACGGAAATCAAGGAACACCTCTGA
- a CDS encoding class II glutamine amidotransferase gives MIAFSSNEPRDIAPYLASLARFCESGNLVDGWARRPGGNHPNGWGVAWRAGDEIRMVKSGSPAASDPLLFGTRAVTDRFIGHVRYASNPETVCAANSHPFQALGVTLAHNGTFYGKIGAEGDARKVSDTMVFLELLEDRWGERTLAGLSEALRGILSDRELVGEYSAANLLIATGDLLFAFRRFHRNGEYYTLYLNTGDGLAVVASEPLDTDPGWRLLADGELVELSPVAPGSVLLPLPA, from the coding sequence ATGATCGCGTTTTCGTCGAACGAACCGCGGGACATCGCGCCGTACCTCGCCTCCCTCGCGCGGTTCTGCGAATCGGGGAACCTCGTCGACGGATGGGCAAGGCGCCCGGGTGGGAATCATCCGAACGGGTGGGGGGTCGCATGGCGCGCGGGAGACGAGATCCGGATGGTGAAAAGCGGGAGTCCCGCCGCGTCCGACCCGCTCCTTTTCGGCACGCGCGCCGTGACCGACCGGTTTATCGGCCATGTCCGGTACGCGTCGAATCCGGAAACCGTGTGCGCGGCGAACTCGCACCCTTTCCAGGCGCTCGGGGTGACCCTCGCCCACAACGGAACCTTTTACGGGAAGATCGGCGCGGAGGGAGATGCCCGCAAGGTCAGCGATACCATGGTCTTCCTCGAGCTCCTCGAGGACCGGTGGGGAGAGCGGACTCTGGCGGGGTTGTCCGAAGCGCTCCGGGGGATTCTCTCCGACCGGGAACTGGTCGGGGAATATTCCGCGGCGAACCTGCTGATCGCCACCGGCGACTTGCTCTTCGCGTTCCGGCGGTTCCACCGGAACGGGGAGTATTACACCCTGTACCTGAACACCGGGGACGGGCTCGCGGTGGTCGCGAGCGAACCGCTGGACACGGATCCCGGGTGGCGTCTCCTCGCGGACGGGGAGCTGGTCGAGCTTTCGCCGGTCGCCCCCGGCTCCGTGCTGCTCCCTTTGCCCGCCTAA